CACCTAAGTAATCCCCCCTTTAATAAGGGGAGGGTTATTTCTTTTTGAAGACCTCAAATCCCTTCAGAAAATCATCATAGTCTATTGGAGATTCAACTCCAAACTCATAGAGAAGGTCTATTGTCTCACTTACCGATAACTCTAATTTAGAGGCAAGTGTGCCCAATGACAATTTGCCTTCTCTATAAAGC
Above is a window of Nitrospirota bacterium DNA encoding:
- a CDS encoding UPF0175 family protein, whose translation is MGVVSIRLKDRDFKRLNELSKLGNKDKSTVARELLEYGWEFLMIKLYREGKLSLGTLASKLELSVSETIDLLYEFGVESPIDYDDFLKGFEVFKKK